Proteins co-encoded in one Vampirovibrio chlorellavorus genomic window:
- a CDS encoding YlxR family protein — MPRTILRQCIHCRQQLPRESMLCLTSNRDHHFSINGNPPLQGRSSYVCRNKACLTEALRAKKFQRTLKRAIPDAILEALNDQLKGISSL, encoded by the coding sequence TTGCCACGTACCATACTTCGGCAGTGCATTCACTGCCGACAACAGCTTCCTCGTGAAAGCATGCTTTGCTTGACCAGCAATCGCGATCACCACTTTTCAATCAATGGAAATCCTCCTTTGCAAGGACGCTCCTCCTACGTATGCAGGAACAAAGCCTGTCTAACTGAGGCGCTACGGGCAAAGAAATTTCAGCGCACGTTGAAAAGAGCGATCCCTGATGCTATATTGGAAGCCTTGAATGACCAATTGAAAGGAATCTCCTCACTGTGA
- the nusA gene encoding transcription termination factor NusA, with protein MIKVGPALMEHAEQLERERGIPRDVVISSLKEAMLAAYKRYAKLESLTGYECRLNEKSGEIGIYELKRVVKELSDPEAVEFDEEGEEIPREPEIELKEARKIKPDVELNDILEIEVTPDEFGRIAAQSAKQVITQRIREAEKKLVQKEFEEKRGSVTTAIVQRIEGRNVIVNIGKSEAILPPKEQLPSEYYRVGNKLRVYVLDLKDSGRVPQIIVSQAHAAMVKEVFELEVPEIEDGLVEIKSIAREAGYRTKVAVTSHDPDVDAQGACIGTRGSRIQAIVNELKNEKIDIIRWSPDPVEFIVNALAPAKIIRVLIMHDPRQSRALVIVPDDQLSLAIGREGQNVRLAAKLTGFKLDIKSIGQVEQEGGMGYFEQMAAPPADYIPEGQEFTEGEDQPVPVAAGEIHSEEEVHTEADAGSLETLEQDTEPSVETEEVEG; from the coding sequence ATGATTAAAGTTGGCCCCGCGTTGATGGAACATGCTGAACAACTGGAGCGGGAACGTGGCATTCCCAGAGACGTTGTCATTTCCTCCTTGAAAGAAGCCATGCTGGCTGCTTATAAGCGCTACGCCAAGCTGGAAAGCCTGACCGGTTATGAGTGCCGCCTGAATGAAAAATCCGGCGAGATTGGCATTTACGAACTCAAACGGGTGGTTAAAGAGCTGAGCGACCCGGAAGCGGTCGAGTTCGATGAAGAAGGCGAGGAAATCCCCCGGGAACCTGAAATCGAGCTGAAAGAAGCCCGAAAAATAAAGCCGGATGTCGAGCTTAATGACATTCTGGAAATCGAGGTCACTCCGGATGAATTTGGCCGCATTGCCGCCCAGTCCGCCAAGCAGGTGATTACCCAGCGGATTCGGGAAGCGGAGAAAAAGCTGGTTCAAAAAGAATTTGAAGAAAAACGCGGCTCGGTGACCACGGCCATTGTCCAGCGCATCGAAGGCCGCAATGTAATTGTGAACATCGGCAAGTCCGAAGCCATTTTGCCTCCCAAAGAGCAATTACCGTCCGAGTACTACCGGGTCGGCAACAAGCTGCGGGTTTATGTGCTGGACTTGAAAGACTCCGGTCGAGTGCCTCAAATCATCGTGTCCCAGGCCCACGCCGCCATGGTTAAGGAAGTATTCGAGCTGGAAGTGCCTGAAATCGAGGACGGTCTGGTCGAAATCAAGAGCATTGCCCGGGAAGCCGGTTACCGGACAAAAGTGGCCGTCACTTCGCATGACCCGGATGTGGACGCTCAGGGCGCCTGTATTGGAACCCGTGGCAGCCGGATTCAGGCCATTGTCAATGAGCTGAAGAACGAGAAAATCGATATCATTCGCTGGTCGCCCGATCCGGTGGAGTTTATCGTCAACGCCTTGGCTCCCGCAAAAATTATCCGGGTTCTCATCATGCACGACCCCCGTCAATCCAGAGCGCTGGTCATTGTACCGGACGATCAACTCTCTCTGGCCATTGGGCGGGAAGGGCAGAATGTGCGCCTGGCGGCCAAACTCACTGGCTTCAAGCTGGATATCAAGAGCATTGGCCAAGTCGAACAGGAAGGCGGTATGGGCTACTTTGAACAAATGGCCGCTCCGCCCGCCGATTACATCCCTGAAGGTCAGGAATTTACCGAAGGTGAAGATCAACCCGTGCCGGTGGCTGCGGGTGAAATCCACTCGGAGGAAGAAGTCCACACCGAGGCCGATGCAGGCAGCCTGGAGACACTCGAACAAGACACGGAACCCTCTGTGGAAACGGAGGAAGTGGAGGGCTAG
- the rimP gene encoding ribosome maturation factor RimP, which produces MKRSASPSTQPKPEQVQAVQQAVFPLVESQLDPRYFLVDAVFEKEAGYWYLRVYVDLKEGSISISECEAISRSLDPVLETFPLLADVAYSLEVSSPGLFRPLKTLREFTFYQGEPVRITGAIESRNKKKAAKALPSELPTVAEGILTGFDEARKAVMLRDKKTAQDFEVCLQDEQAVYLNPVIRFPEEEDETSLSAAIDPL; this is translated from the coding sequence ATGAAACGGTCCGCCTCTCCCTCCACGCAGCCCAAACCAGAGCAAGTGCAAGCCGTTCAACAGGCTGTTTTTCCTCTGGTTGAAAGCCAGCTGGACCCCCGGTATTTTCTGGTGGACGCCGTCTTTGAAAAAGAGGCGGGATACTGGTACTTGCGGGTCTACGTCGACCTGAAAGAAGGCTCTATTTCCATCAGCGAATGTGAGGCCATCAGTCGTAGCCTGGACCCGGTTCTGGAAACGTTTCCCCTACTGGCGGACGTGGCCTACAGTCTTGAAGTCAGCTCTCCGGGTCTATTCAGGCCGCTGAAAACGCTTCGTGAGTTTACGTTTTACCAGGGAGAGCCCGTTCGCATCACCGGCGCCATTGAATCCAGGAACAAGAAAAAAGCGGCCAAGGCCTTGCCTTCCGAGTTGCCCACTGTGGCGGAAGGCATCCTCACCGGATTTGATGAAGCCCGTAAGGCAGTGATGCTCCGTGATAAGAAGACTGCCCAGGATTTCGAGGTTTGCCTGCAGGACGAGCAGGCTGTTTACCTCAACCCGGTTATTCGCTTCCCGGAAGAAGAGGACGAAACGTCCTTATCCGCAGCGATTGACCCATTATAA